Proteins found in one bacterium genomic segment:
- a CDS encoding glycosyltransferase family 9 protein, with protein MANYQNKRIDIVLPWRIGDAILNIPMLVAIRQLNEKYNDNNEIRIVAQPFLSKLYAPLDIFQCKPLTVGSKIISNLNPTDIAFFTETINTNWGFTAKVKYGLTNPAKKIIKFDQELPFMNINKFSEFIPAKLIFFLQDKYGLSQYSISLFGILLELGYTAEQIIETFNFSPNCLALNNFKGFIHLVMNEKYVVFCMEAAYGKKGDANRRWDEDYYIEIANKCFEEFNLKSVFVGINQDFKLPDNPYFIDLRKKLDLFQLAQISKSAIYYIGNDTAPLHIANIMQTPSIGAYFMKHSLTDFSPLFAGLNTQVYCPQTPDEMYEKFKEKFMIVS; from the coding sequence TTGGCGAATTATCAAAATAAAAGAATAGATATTGTTCTCCCTTGGAGAATAGGGGATGCCATTTTAAATATTCCTATGCTTGTTGCGATTAGGCAACTTAATGAAAAATACAATGATAATAACGAAATAAGAATAGTTGCGCAGCCTTTTTTATCAAAGCTATATGCACCTTTGGATATTTTTCAGTGTAAACCTTTAACAGTTGGAAGCAAAATAATATCTAATTTGAACCCCACAGATATTGCTTTTTTTACTGAAACAATAAATACAAACTGGGGTTTTACTGCAAAGGTTAAGTATGGGCTTACAAATCCAGCTAAAAAGATTATAAAATTTGACCAAGAACTACCTTTTATGAATATCAATAAGTTTAGCGAATTTATACCTGCGAAATTGATCTTTTTCTTGCAGGATAAGTATGGACTAAGTCAATATTCAATAAGCTTATTTGGCATTCTATTGGAATTAGGCTATACGGCAGAACAAATAATAGAAACTTTTAATTTTAGCCCTAATTGTCTGGCTTTAAACAATTTTAAAGGTTTTATTCATCTTGTTATGAATGAAAAATATGTTGTTTTTTGTATGGAAGCTGCATACGGCAAAAAAGGCGATGCTAACAGGCGCTGGGATGAAGATTATTATATTGAAATAGCAAATAAATGTTTTGAAGAATTTAATCTTAAATCTGTTTTTGTAGGAATTAATCAGGATTTTAAACTGCCTGATAATCCTTATTTTATTGATTTAAGGAAAAAACTTGATTTGTTTCAACTGGCACAAATATCAAAATCTGCTATTTATTATATCGGAAATGACACAGCACCTTTGCATATAGCAAATATCATGCAAACGCCATCCATAGGTGCATATTTTATGAAACACAGCTTGACGGATTTTAGTCCTTTGTTTGCAGGCTTAAATACACAAGTTTATTGCCCTCAAACTCCTGATGAGATGTATGAAAAATTCAAAGAAAAATTTATGATTGTGAGCTAA